Proteins from a genomic interval of Sphingobacterium sp. SYP-B4668:
- a CDS encoding RidA family protein, giving the protein MKQKKSILHPLRQSRIAELPLSDAIFMDNWLYVSGQASVDLFAGTFILADIREETKRTLDNIQAILGQVGMTLEDVVKCTVHLSDIDDFECFNEVYSTYFQGIKPARTTVQSVLMKGLKVEIDCVARKGSSS; this is encoded by the coding sequence ATGAAACAAAAGAAAAGTATCCTGCATCCTTTGCGGCAGTCACGAATAGCTGAGTTGCCGTTGTCGGATGCCATTTTTATGGACAATTGGCTTTACGTCAGTGGTCAGGCTTCCGTTGATTTATTTGCCGGCACCTTTATATTGGCAGATATTCGAGAAGAAACGAAGCGTACCCTAGATAATATTCAAGCTATTTTGGGGCAAGTCGGTATGACGCTGGAAGATGTCGTCAAGTGTACCGTCCATTTGAGTGATATTGATGATTTTGAATGTTTTAACGAGGTTTATAGTACGTATTTTCAGGGAATTAAACCCGCTCGGACTACCGTGCAGTCTGTCTTGATGAAAGGCCTCAAAGTTGAGATTGATTGCGTTGCTAGAAAGGGGAGCTCCTCATGA
- a CDS encoding UxaA family hydrolase, producing the protein MEKIFKVHSQDNVFVVKIPLARGEVVQIDGVSFQIQYDLDRGHKIASQIIRKGDKIIKFGLSIGSAIADIMVGEHVHIHNLQSDYLPTYTSSHRFTK; encoded by the coding sequence ATGGAAAAAATTTTTAAGGTTCACTCCCAAGATAACGTATTTGTTGTCAAGATTCCTCTTGCTAGAGGAGAGGTTGTGCAAATTGATGGTGTTAGTTTTCAGATCCAATACGATTTGGATAGAGGGCACAAGATCGCCTCTCAAATTATCCGAAAAGGCGACAAGATTATTAAGTTTGGTCTTTCTATCGGTTCGGCCATAGCAGATATAATGGTTGGTGAGCATGTTCATATCCACAATCTGCAAAGTGATTATTTACCAACATATACATCGTCCCATCGTTTTACAAAATAA
- a CDS encoding RNA polymerase sigma factor encodes MSTNLIHLSNFKDGRESGLRHYMSQFGGSLHYFAYSLVHDRAVCEEIVSDSFYKLWLGRDKIKTVENIRAFLYLSTRNACYDYLVCPKNKIRFENNDGDFLANADPDLESQIIYAELIDIISAEVEKLPELQAKVFRMSYLEGFDTNEICELLGTTASTVYFAKSKAISSLKQIFKRKNLKYYSLFFAYFLLR; translated from the coding sequence ATGAGTACTAATTTAATCCATTTAAGTAATTTCAAGGATGGAAGAGAGTCTGGCCTTAGACATTATATGTCTCAGTTTGGAGGCTCTCTTCATTATTTTGCTTATTCATTGGTGCATGACAGGGCGGTGTGTGAAGAGATTGTCTCCGATTCCTTTTATAAACTTTGGTTGGGCCGGGACAAAATAAAGACTGTCGAAAATATCCGAGCTTTTTTATATCTATCCACACGCAATGCCTGTTACGATTATTTAGTTTGTCCCAAAAACAAAATCCGCTTCGAAAACAATGATGGCGACTTCCTTGCTAATGCCGATCCTGATTTAGAATCTCAGATTATCTATGCTGAGTTAATCGATATTATCTCCGCAGAGGTTGAAAAGCTCCCGGAGCTGCAGGCCAAAGTATTTCGTATGTCCTATCTTGAAGGCTTCGATACCAACGAGATTTGTGAGTTACTAGGTACTACCGCAAGTACTGTGTACTTTGCAAAATCAAAGGCAATTTCCAGTCTCAAGCAAATTTTTAAGCGTAAGAATCTAAAATATTATTCATTGTTTTTCGCTTATTTTTTGCTCCGTTGA
- a CDS encoding RagB/SusD family nutrient uptake outer membrane protein codes for MKKYIYIFIAMVCITILPSCNSDFLDPSNPEAISEDDVWKDPKLIELFVNQMYNDRPGYEYSNTQDNITDEGRCNYPGDAPNQILAGQWDQITNPIGFWAYQQVRKTNEFMARVDGASLDDATKKRLKGEVRFLRAFLYFDMVKRYGGIPIIDKLQSISDDLQIGRNSLSESMDFIVSELGTAAEELPLQTVRGRASKGAAMALKGRALLYYASPMYNTTNNTELWEAAAKANRDVIDLNKYSLYPDLDKLWLDKSNAHVESIFEVQYKLPEKQHSWDAGLRPLILANNNAGQLSPLQELIDAFPMANGKTIHESGADYDPSNPYIGRDMRFYAFIAFNGSKVKGTTSGPPVKEITLETYQGGRDYDQSKENTIYNTITGYYTRKATNPDNTVYTGSTGSDQPWIELRYAEVLLNYAEAQNESLATPDATVYEALNLIRKRAGITTPLSLGSLDKIQMRALIHNERYVELCFEKKRYWDLRRWKEAGQRLNGKRYRGVLITKMPNGSFTYAYHEVDANPIVFQTKMYWMPIPQSEITKNKNLEQNPDWN; via the coding sequence ATGAAAAAATACATATACATTTTTATTGCAATGGTCTGCATCACGATTCTGCCATCCTGTAATTCAGATTTTCTTGATCCCTCCAACCCCGAAGCCATATCTGAGGATGATGTTTGGAAGGATCCAAAGCTTATTGAACTTTTTGTTAATCAGATGTACAATGATCGTCCAGGATACGAATATTCCAATACTCAAGATAATATTACCGACGAGGGACGTTGCAATTACCCTGGTGATGCTCCGAATCAGATTTTGGCTGGTCAATGGGATCAAATCACCAATCCCATCGGCTTTTGGGCCTATCAACAGGTGCGTAAAACCAATGAGTTTATGGCTAGAGTGGATGGAGCAAGTCTCGACGATGCGACCAAGAAGCGGTTGAAAGGTGAAGTCCGTTTCTTACGTGCCTTTCTTTATTTTGATATGGTCAAGCGATATGGAGGAATACCTATCATCGATAAATTACAGAGTATTTCCGATGACCTTCAGATTGGCAGGAATAGTCTTTCTGAATCTATGGATTTTATCGTTAGCGAACTGGGTACTGCAGCCGAAGAGCTACCTCTTCAGACCGTGCGAGGCAGGGCATCAAAAGGAGCGGCTATGGCGTTGAAAGGAAGAGCGTTGCTCTATTATGCTAGTCCAATGTATAATACAACCAACAATACCGAATTGTGGGAAGCCGCTGCAAAAGCTAATAGGGACGTCATCGACCTGAATAAGTATTCGTTATATCCCGATTTGGATAAGCTCTGGTTGGATAAGTCCAATGCGCATGTGGAATCTATATTTGAGGTTCAATACAAGCTTCCTGAGAAGCAGCACAGTTGGGACGCCGGTCTACGTCCGTTGATTTTAGCCAATAATAATGCTGGTCAGCTTTCTCCTCTACAGGAGTTGATAGATGCCTTCCCCATGGCCAATGGAAAAACGATTCACGAATCGGGAGCTGACTACGACCCCAGTAATCCCTATATAGGCAGAGATATGCGCTTCTATGCTTTCATCGCTTTCAACGGCTCTAAAGTAAAAGGCACCACCAGTGGCCCACCTGTCAAAGAAATTACACTTGAGACCTATCAAGGAGGAAGAGATTACGATCAGTCCAAGGAGAATACCATTTACAATACCATTACCGGTTATTATACCAGAAAAGCTACCAATCCAGATAATACCGTATACACAGGTTCTACAGGCAGTGATCAACCCTGGATTGAGCTCCGCTACGCTGAAGTATTATTGAATTATGCCGAAGCGCAAAATGAATCTTTAGCTACCCCCGATGCCACTGTATATGAAGCCTTGAATTTGATTCGTAAGCGGGCCGGGATTACTACTCCATTATCGCTGGGTTCTTTGGACAAAATTCAGATGAGGGCACTCATCCACAATGAAAGATATGTTGAATTATGCTTCGAAAAAAAGAGATATTGGGATTTGCGGAGATGGAAGGAGGCTGGACAAAGATTGAATGGCAAGCGTTATAGAGGTGTGCTTATTACCAAAATGCCCAATGGGTCTTTTACCTATGCCTATCACGAGGTCGATGCCAACCCCATAGTTTTCCAAACCAAAATGTATTGGATGCCCATTCCGCAGTCCGAAATAACCAAGAATAAGAATTTGGAACAAAATCCAGATTGGAATTAG
- a CDS encoding creatininase family protein — MKYELMFPTDIRQAIAQHTPVVFTLGVLEYHSEHLSTGVDTLVITRCLDILEQEIPLVIMPPFYYGAASYAVEPPEGKGSIHVDSQVLVPFASSILTNLLRIGFRNIYIIVHHQSENFAAGMPTDLSFKLAARQATFDFLEKERGEGWWGRNSSSDYYEGHHAGDNPFNWIKVCPLLSQSLQCDYPIDHAGKLETAMMMSLCPEGVDMDRFTTDNWYAQTAKDASASFGEEIKAKILDYLRLLLK; from the coding sequence ATGAAATATGAGTTAATGTTTCCGACAGATATCCGTCAAGCTATCGCCCAGCATACCCCCGTTGTATTCACTTTGGGCGTTTTGGAATATCACAGTGAGCATCTTAGTACTGGGGTCGACACCCTTGTTATAACCAGATGTCTCGATATCCTCGAGCAGGAGATACCCCTAGTGATTATGCCTCCCTTTTATTACGGGGCGGCTAGTTATGCTGTAGAGCCACCCGAAGGCAAAGGAAGTATCCATGTAGATTCTCAAGTACTGGTTCCTTTTGCTTCCAGCATACTTACCAATCTTTTACGCATAGGCTTTCGTAATATATATATAATTGTACACCATCAGAGCGAAAATTTTGCGGCAGGGATGCCCACAGATCTATCTTTTAAGCTGGCTGCGCGACAGGCCACATTTGATTTTTTGGAAAAAGAACGAGGGGAAGGATGGTGGGGACGCAATTCCTCGTCGGATTATTACGAAGGTCATCATGCGGGTGACAATCCCTTTAATTGGATTAAAGTATGTCCGCTCTTGAGTCAATCTTTGCAATGTGATTACCCAATAGACCATGCCGGTAAGTTAGAGACGGCTATGATGATGTCATTATGCCCCGAAGGTGTAGATATGGATAGGTTTACCACGGATAATTGGTATGCGCAGACAGCCAAGGATGCTTCTGCCAGCTTCGGAGAAGAGATAAAGGCCAAGATTTTAGATTATTTAAGGTTATTATTGAAGTAG
- a CDS encoding amidohydrolase family protein: protein MKIDSHLHFWKYHPVKDAWITDDMTVIKKDFMPDDLLPALTNQGFDGGVAVQADQSERENDFLIDLATQYCFIKGVVGWVDLRSPQVESRLDYYSSFSRLKGFRHIVQSEAQDDFLLRSDFCRGIGLLRKYDYTYDVLIYPKHLEHALTFCMEFPDQRFVLDHIAKPPIRTQDYENWERGLQRFKSLDHVYCKIAGLINQADWKSWTIKDFERYISISIDIFGIDRVMFGSDWPVCLVGAAYEQVCHIVSDNTLGLSDSEKLKLWGHNCTQFYELTNQ from the coding sequence ATGAAAATTGATAGTCATTTACATTTCTGGAAATATCATCCCGTTAAAGACGCTTGGATTACTGATGATATGACTGTGATAAAGAAAGATTTTATGCCTGATGATCTTTTACCGGCATTGACTAATCAAGGATTTGATGGAGGCGTAGCGGTTCAGGCCGATCAGAGTGAACGCGAAAATGACTTTTTAATAGATCTAGCCACTCAATATTGCTTTATCAAGGGAGTCGTAGGATGGGTGGATTTACGGTCTCCACAAGTGGAGTCTAGGTTAGATTACTATTCCTCTTTCTCTCGGCTCAAAGGATTTCGGCATATTGTCCAATCCGAGGCCCAAGATGACTTTCTCCTGAGGTCAGATTTTTGTCGCGGCATTGGGTTGTTACGCAAATATGATTACACCTATGATGTGCTCATCTATCCCAAGCATTTGGAGCATGCGCTTACCTTTTGCATGGAGTTTCCAGACCAAAGATTTGTCTTGGACCATATCGCTAAGCCACCTATCCGAACACAGGACTATGAGAATTGGGAGAGGGGACTTCAGCGATTTAAATCACTTGACCACGTGTACTGTAAAATAGCAGGACTAATCAACCAAGCCGATTGGAAGTCATGGACAATCAAAGATTTTGAGCGATACATTTCTATCAGCATAGATATTTTTGGAATAGATCGTGTTATGTTTGGAAGTGACTGGCCAGTGTGTTTGGTAGGAGCAGCTTATGAGCAGGTATGTCATATTGTATCTGACAATACCTTGGGTCTTAGCGATAGTGAGAAATTGAAATTATGGGGACATAACTGTACCCAATTTTATGAACTAACAAATCAATAG
- a CDS encoding MFS transporter: MDKSSVSLYLLMIGCMYVVLGFSIGINAYFIPFVQEAFTVTRAVSYLIMTATFSAYVFFALPAERIIRSIGYKKSIFTSFLILAIGFFLIGYSASVVSFPVFLCSLFVLGIAQTLLTDAINSYVTILGPTRSAARRISMMGIADKLALASASLLLALFLDLSQVNLDDAILPFYLIAVFALLIGFLVYFSPLPELSAQGEEMDSSVINQQVYGNLKQNIFQIPHLYLGAIAIFFDVGVEIIALGSINDYANALGLSHPEFYVWYTTLAMVLGYSMGIGFIPKRLSQQQGLTICACLGIFFTGLIVFSPERLSIYLVAFLGFANSLLWPTIFPLALTDLGRFTKKGASFLVMGIIGGAFLPLFFGFSAEKWNYQHAYLICLPAYLYILFYARVGSQIRTV, encoded by the coding sequence ATGGACAAAAGTAGTGTCTCTTTATATCTTCTGATGATTGGATGTATGTATGTAGTTCTCGGTTTTTCAATCGGAATCAATGCATATTTTATTCCTTTTGTGCAAGAAGCATTCACTGTAACTAGGGCCGTCTCATATTTGATTATGACGGCCACCTTCTCCGCTTATGTTTTTTTTGCTTTGCCTGCTGAGCGTATAATTCGATCCATTGGTTACAAAAAATCTATTTTCACCTCCTTTTTGATTCTCGCTATAGGCTTTTTTCTGATTGGGTATTCGGCGTCTGTCGTCAGTTTTCCAGTATTTTTATGTTCTTTGTTTGTTCTTGGTATAGCCCAAACTTTACTGACCGATGCGATCAATTCATACGTTACCATCCTTGGACCTACCCGTAGTGCGGCACGCCGGATAAGTATGATGGGGATTGCCGATAAACTCGCTTTGGCCAGCGCATCTTTGTTACTAGCGTTATTTCTAGACCTATCTCAGGTTAATCTAGATGATGCGATTTTACCTTTTTACTTGATTGCTGTATTTGCTTTGCTTATCGGATTCCTTGTATACTTTTCTCCCCTCCCCGAATTGTCGGCGCAGGGTGAAGAGATGGATAGCTCCGTAATAAACCAACAGGTTTATGGAAATTTGAAACAGAATATTTTCCAGATTCCCCATTTATACTTAGGTGCCATTGCTATTTTTTTCGATGTTGGGGTCGAGATTATCGCATTGGGATCTATCAATGATTATGCAAATGCCTTAGGGCTATCTCATCCCGAATTCTACGTGTGGTATACAACACTGGCAATGGTACTGGGATATAGTATGGGGATAGGCTTTATCCCTAAAAGGTTGAGCCAACAACAGGGATTGACCATTTGTGCATGCTTGGGTATTTTCTTTACCGGGTTGATTGTCTTTTCTCCTGAGCGTCTTTCTATTTATCTCGTTGCTTTTCTTGGTTTTGCCAATTCTTTACTCTGGCCTACAATATTTCCATTGGCACTTACCGACTTGGGGCGATTTACCAAAAAAGGAGCATCCTTTTTGGTTATGGGTATCATTGGTGGAGCCTTTCTACCTCTGTTTTTTGGATTCTCGGCCGAGAAATGGAACTATCAACATGCTTATTTGATTTGTCTTCCAGCCTATCTCTACATCCTTTTTTACGCGCGAGTGGGCAGTCAAATCCGCACAGTTTAA
- a CDS encoding UxaA family hydrolase, with the protein MRNLGLAYLRKDGRKGIRNIFLVAYLVECAHHIAKKIASRFDEREVHLIGFSGCYPNQYAEEMMHALCKHPNVGGVLLVSLGCESFNNESLYHAIQESGRPVKLISIQQEGGTSSAIALGTEFVSNGLEQIRLVPRVEMRFEDLVVGVVSGGSDATSGLTANPATGLAFDRLVASGATAIFENTGEMVGLEDDLYRRAIHPALGDRLRDTIVKAAHYYAAMGHGSFAPGNAAGGLSTLEEKSIGAYCKSGSSRIVGLLKPCDLPLFPGLYLLDIVPDGPPTFGFPNPNDISEINELIASGAQCVLFTTGRGSVAGSAIAPVIKICANPETYSRMHENMDINAGKILSENCSLDAVADEILEEVIRVVQGKLSCAEQLGHFEFSLGYKFFEPLGPSCLS; encoded by the coding sequence ATGAGAAATTTAGGACTTGCATATCTTCGCAAAGATGGCCGAAAGGGCATCAGGAACATCTTCTTAGTTGCTTATCTTGTAGAGTGTGCACACCATATTGCCAAAAAAATAGCGTCTAGATTTGACGAGCGCGAGGTACATCTTATCGGCTTCAGCGGTTGTTACCCGAATCAATACGCGGAAGAGATGATGCATGCACTATGTAAGCATCCGAATGTCGGGGGGGTGCTGTTGGTATCCCTTGGATGTGAAAGCTTCAATAATGAGTCTCTTTATCACGCTATTCAAGAGAGTGGTCGGCCGGTTAAACTCATTTCGATACAACAGGAAGGCGGTACCAGCTCGGCTATAGCTCTCGGAACGGAGTTTGTCAGCAACGGTTTAGAGCAGATTCGGCTTGTACCGCGAGTGGAGATGAGATTTGAAGATCTGGTTGTCGGTGTTGTATCAGGTGGTAGTGATGCTACAAGTGGTCTCACGGCCAATCCAGCCACGGGGCTTGCCTTTGATCGGCTTGTAGCATCCGGTGCCACTGCTATATTTGAAAATACCGGTGAGATGGTGGGCCTGGAAGACGATTTATATCGACGGGCTATACATCCAGCGTTGGGCGATCGACTGCGCGATACAATAGTCAAGGCCGCGCATTATTATGCTGCTATGGGACACGGTAGCTTTGCTCCGGGTAATGCAGCCGGCGGTTTGAGCACCCTAGAAGAAAAATCCATAGGTGCGTATTGTAAAAGTGGGAGTTCGCGTATTGTTGGATTATTGAAACCATGCGATCTACCTTTGTTCCCAGGACTTTATTTACTTGATATTGTACCCGATGGCCCGCCTACATTCGGTTTCCCTAATCCCAATGATATTTCCGAGATTAATGAGCTTATTGCGTCGGGAGCCCAATGTGTGCTGTTTACGACCGGTAGAGGGTCCGTGGCTGGTTCGGCTATTGCTCCTGTTATTAAAATCTGTGCCAATCCCGAGACCTATTCCCGTATGCATGAAAATATGGATATCAATGCAGGCAAGATCTTGAGTGAAAATTGTTCCTTGGACGCCGTTGCAGACGAGATTTTAGAAGAAGTCATACGTGTGGTACAGGGTAAGCTCAGTTGCGCGGAGCAACTTGGCCATTTTGAGTTTTCACTAGGGTACAAATTTTTTGAACCGCTGGGGCCTTCTTGTCTCAGCTAA